TATACCTCGTGCCGTAAAGGTACCCAGCATCGTCCAACCgagcctcgtcgtcgccgccgccggcggcggcgtgtggcTGACGCCGGCCAGGATCATCATCGTCGGTAGCACGACGACGAAGAACGCGAACAGCGCGGCGTTCTTGCCCACCGCCCatggctgcttcttcttctcctcctcgacCGCCTCCGAACGTTGTTGTTGCAGCATCCACTTGCCTGTGCCATGGCTAAGGCTAACAACACTTGTTGGTGAGGACATTGGTAAGGTTTATGGATATGACCTTAATTTCTTCTTAGGGTCAATGACCCATgaggataaaaaaaaagataactttTTTGGTATATATTTATGTGTGTCCAAAATAAGAAGATATCCATTTCATCCTGGAGGGATAACCATAGCATTAAATGGAGTAGCTGTACTCATCCCTGTTTTGCTATTGCACAAGCATCATCAAGCCTTGAATACattcctttctttctcttccatATAAACCAGAGAAATAATAAACGTTTCCTCCAAATCTAGGCCGTTCTTCCATTGTACGACTAAATCCGGCCTCTTGCAATTTGCATGTGCACAATAGAATATCTGGCGTACCAAGAACTAATATCTAGatttgtctaaattcattaacatctatatgaatgtgggcaatgctagaaagtcttataatataaaacggagggagggagtagaTCTCTTTCTTGTTGTTTTACTCGAGTAATTATTTTCACTTCTGTAGTTCATCATTCATAGAGATTAAAGAAGGAAAGTGGAGTTTTTCCTCTCGAGGATATCCCTCATTTTGCCAAGTCATTGAAATAGTCATGATAAGTTTTCATGGATCCTTCCTTAGATGATAAGTTTCTGTGGGGGAATTTAATTAGCATCTTCATCTTATGTAAAGACAATATTTAACATCCTTTTACTTTGAAAACTTTGGACTAAATTTTCTTCCAAAAAACTTTTGACCATACCATCACCAAACCAAAGCATCAGGAGATGTTTTTTCCCTCTAGGGTATGCCCCTTTTTTCATCCATGTTATCTAAATCATTAtgaattttatgataaattaaaaacatacaagttaaaagaaagaagaaattgCACTAACTATATATGTATTGTTCATGGTCATATTTGTTCGTTGGGATTTGCTATTTATCAATCGATTGATGAACACCATTGGATTAAAGATCTAGGGCTAGCAAGAGCAAGTGATGAGGAGAAAGATGGCAAGTACTCACATGTGACTATGGTAATAGAAACGTCGATGGTGACTTAATTGGCAAGCTCTCATTTTTGGCGACTTTTGGACTAAAAAAGCTTTTGTTATATTAGGTTTTTTAGGTTGGTGGTAATGGAAGGAGGGATTTGAGGATGACGGTGGGTGGGGTCAGGGCAAGGAAAAACCATGTGGTTAAGAGGTGGTGGCAGTAACCGTCGATCCGATAGAGATGGAGGAGACGTGGGTCGAGAGAATGACATCAGAAATCGAAAAGACAATAACAACGACGGCTCTGGCAAAGTGATCGAGagtgggggagaggggagggaagtgaGGGCCTAAGGGGAATTAGCCGGAGGGAAGTGATGGCATATAAAGCTTTATGTTTGTGTCAATTTAATCGGGGACGTAATTAGGTAATAGAAGTAGTACTAATCTTAAAATAGTCCTAGCCATTGAAAAACCTGATCCTTTTGTAGCAAACATTCGTCTAACTGATGGATTGGTAGTCTCTTGTTTGTTGTTCGTTTTGTTTtaatttacatatttataaagtgatacatcatatattgatctagattgtttttcaaaaaatttataaccATTTGAGAGATATGCACGTCCTCTCAATGGATAGGAAGACCTCCCCTATAGCATCACCAGTCATGCATCGTTCCCCGTATGATTGTATGCAGTGATACATTAATGATCCGGACCTACATGTAAGTGACAAAGTTAAGGTGCCTCAAAGATGGAAGCATCCTGGTCCAGCGTGGAGATCTCGGTGAGCCTCTGGAGCAGCATCTCGTTCCACATGTCGACGGGGCCCGGCATGCACCAGTGGAGGCAGTCGCTGACGATGTTCTTCTGCCACCTCTTGTCGATGGCCGCGCCGGGGTGGCCGTCGGCGCGCAGCATCATGGCCTTCGTCACGTCGAGCACCTCGAACCTCCTCGCGTTcccgctcgccgcggccgccgccgccgccgtctccttcacCCGCATCACCTCCTCTCGCTGCACCCTCCTCAGCTCCCACGCGGCGCTGTCCGGGCTcacctcgtcctcctccagcgGCCGCGTGCGGTTGCAGTAGCCGCCGCTGAACCACGCGCCGTGCTCGAAGTGGTCCGGCGAGAAGGTCCGGAGGAACGCGACGAGGCCGGCCTTGCAGCCGGTGCACCGCGCGATGCCCTCGACAGCGGCGCGCACCACGCGGCGGACGGCGTAGGGGACGCCAACGTCGGTGAGGTTGGCTGCGCCGCCGCACTTGACGCagccgacgcggcggccgccCTCCCAGAGGTAGTTGGGGCGGTTGAACCAGTTGCCGCCGGAGATGACCGCGTAGTCGAGCTCCGGCAGGCGGCGCGTCCAGTTGGCGCTCAGCCTGTCGAGGTGGATGTCGAACGACGGCGTCGGCTTGCCGTCGGCGCccaccaccggctccgcgtgcACGTAGAACTCCGTCCACATCACCATCAGCGTGAACTCGTGCGCCGCGAACCGCCACGTCTGGAACTTGTCGTGCGCGTCGCGGTACACCTCCGTCGGCGTCTCGGCCTGACACGAGACACGACACGGGCCATTAATCAGTGGCAGCCGCCATTGCTAAGACATTGGAAGCTAGCCGGTGCAATGACAtagttttcaattttgaaaTTGGATTTTATGTCGGGGGTGACCAAAATTACCGAAATTTCAGAAGTTTCTggccgaaattatttgaaaatttgactgaatttgaataaaatttgaccagATTCACAAAAATTTGTAAAAAGCCGAAAATTTCGGGCGAGATTTGAGCATACCGGTGGGGGcgaaattaccgaaatttcaAATCCTGTGCGATGATATACCTGAGAGAGGAGGCAGAGAAGGGAGTCCATCTGGTTGCGAGCCAGCGAGTCGCCGATGAAGGCGAGGCGCTTGCcacggacggcggcgaggaagcggtCCGGCGAGAAGCGCGGGAGGTCGCAGCCGTGGGGCTGCCACCGCCAGTAGAGGTGGCCGGGATCCTTGCCGTGCTTCTGGCAGTTCTTGAAGTCCGGCAGCGTCGGGCACGTCGTGTTGGTGTACACCGGGCCCTTGGGCTCCCTCACCCACTTCCCCATCGACATGTCGCATTTCTCCTCCATGTTGTTCGCTCCTGCCATTATCCAGAGCACACATCAAACATCACAAAGTTAAATGCCTCACATTTGTCGTGGTAAAAATTTACTTTGATCCCTTATTTAGTTATTTACCAACCGCGTCCAAATAACCATGGTTGGAATTTTCGGACTGATTTCGGTAATTTTGGACCactccgatacgatattacttcggccaaaaattttcaatttttttcataaattttagtaatatttgttcaaattcaattgaattttgtttaaaattttggaCCGAAATTTCTAATTTTTCGGTGACATCTGATTAAATCGGCTAAACCAAAAAGTTTAACCCTCGAAATAACGAGAAGTTGTGACATGTAAGAAACGAGAGAATATGCATCAAGATTTATGTGGTTTTACATCTAGAAGGGGAGGCAAACCTAGGATAGCTTGGCTTGACGTTTAAATTCTCTTAAATCATCAtgtatattttttgaaaaaaaataatatctcATTAGTTGAGTCCTATTCGAGCTTTAGGCTTCGATACTTTTTGGCTCTACCACTGCTTACAAAGAATTTATCTTAGTGTTTATTGCTTCAAAATAATGAATACACTATT
The Oryza sativa Japonica Group chromosome 6, ASM3414082v1 DNA segment above includes these coding regions:
- the LOC4340592 gene encoding xyloglucan O-acetyltransferase 3 isoform X1 — its product is MKKAAAGGMAPLPPSSSPPSCKAGGGGGSPRWSLLHGGGGEWGVVVRRNVVKSSSLLLLVFSTFFVFSVLRSSQTSLVPPPPPAAAGPGEPALAQSGHDVAGDDGGEHVAVAVNNVAAETQSTPDDISLPSTNSSAAAVPTTTNKAEQQQTGDPGANNMEEKCDMSMGKWVREPKGPVYTNTTCPTLPDFKNCQKHGKDPGHLYWRWQPHGCDLPRFSPDRFLAAVRGKRLAFIGDSLARNQMDSLLCLLSQAETPTEVYRDAHDKFQTWRFAAHEFTLMVMWTEFYVHAEPVVGADGKPTPSFDIHLDRLSANWTRRLPELDYAVISGGNWFNRPNYLWEGGRRVGCVKCGGAANLTDVGVPYAVRRVVRAAVEGIARCTGCKAGLVAFLRTFSPDHFEHGAWFSGGYCNRTRPLEEDEVSPDSAAWELRRVQREEVMRVKETAAAAAAASGNARRFEVLDVTKAMMLRADGHPGAAIDKRWQKNIVSDCLHWCMPGPVDMWNEMLLQRLTEISTLDQDASIFEAP
- the LOC4340592 gene encoding xyloglucan O-acetyltransferase 3 isoform X2 produces the protein MKKAAAGGMAPLPPSSSPPSCKAGGGGGSPRWSLLHGGGGEWGVVVRRNVVKSSSLLLLVFSTFFVFSVLRSSQTSLVPPPPPAAAGPGEPALAQSGHDVAGDDGGEHVAVAVNNVAAETQSTPDDISLPSTNSSAAAVPTTTNKAEQQQTGANNMEEKCDMSMGKWVREPKGPVYTNTTCPTLPDFKNCQKHGKDPGHLYWRWQPHGCDLPRFSPDRFLAAVRGKRLAFIGDSLARNQMDSLLCLLSQAETPTEVYRDAHDKFQTWRFAAHEFTLMVMWTEFYVHAEPVVGADGKPTPSFDIHLDRLSANWTRRLPELDYAVISGGNWFNRPNYLWEGGRRVGCVKCGGAANLTDVGVPYAVRRVVRAAVEGIARCTGCKAGLVAFLRTFSPDHFEHGAWFSGGYCNRTRPLEEDEVSPDSAAWELRRVQREEVMRVKETAAAAAAASGNARRFEVLDVTKAMMLRADGHPGAAIDKRWQKNIVSDCLHWCMPGPVDMWNEMLLQRLTEISTLDQDASIFEAP